In Gemmata obscuriglobus, a single genomic region encodes these proteins:
- a CDS encoding sigma-70 family RNA polymerase sigma factor: MSHRTARFVAALVPERELPTDAELLARFAAGRDAGAFELLVWRHAGLVLRVCRAALRDRHAAEDAAQAVFLALARQAGSVGRSGTAAGWLFRVSRRVSARAARRRVAVPVPASDLDALPAPDAPEPDRDAERAVQEEVARLPESHRAPVLLCFFEGLTHAEAARRLGVPVGTVAGRIARAKEVLAVRLRRRGLSLAVLPSAGVLIVPAFVSATAHIAITFAAEGRVGVPGPVLELVNQELRVMALKRVLGGAAALVLVVAGACLSFGMSGPPEPPAAPTPAPHVAAEKPPAPKVPAPVIGKAFAIAPITTDLQRQLIRGAGADSAVLLIVDAQTLLKDDKTLDVGALQLAEMRKGLRAFRRAKGQSVAHSAVHYPFGREISGDSADALDFVLAGAARAEEFAPVTPLGYHTVHNQAFDFVKYISPLKEKAAGDTAEVGVGDERVVAYPVRTPLSQVLTGSVSGVLIVKTPVMCQGDVWQADGLGASVRGTLEKLKLAKGSRVYFSLNVQGRNPKATDQLRLDCAEWAKDAGLELWQTSY; this comes from the coding sequence ATGTCGCACCGCACCGCCCGTTTCGTCGCAGCACTCGTTCCCGAGCGCGAATTGCCGACCGATGCGGAACTGCTCGCTCGGTTCGCCGCCGGGCGCGACGCCGGCGCGTTCGAACTGTTGGTCTGGCGCCACGCCGGGCTTGTGCTTCGCGTGTGCCGCGCGGCCCTCCGCGACCGGCACGCCGCGGAGGACGCCGCTCAAGCCGTGTTTTTGGCCCTGGCCCGTCAGGCCGGCTCGGTCGGTCGGTCCGGGACCGCCGCCGGCTGGCTGTTTCGGGTGTCGCGTCGGGTGTCTGCTCGGGCGGCGCGGCGCCGAGTCGCGGTTCCTGTGCCAGCTTCCGATCTCGACGCGCTCCCCGCGCCTGACGCTCCTGAACCGGACCGTGACGCCGAACGCGCGGTTCAGGAGGAGGTCGCGCGGCTGCCGGAATCGCATCGGGCGCCGGTGCTTCTGTGCTTCTTTGAAGGGCTGACCCACGCCGAAGCGGCCCGGCGGCTCGGTGTTCCCGTCGGCACCGTGGCGGGGCGGATCGCGCGGGCCAAAGAGGTTCTGGCCGTCCGGCTGAGGCGGCGCGGCCTCTCGCTCGCCGTTCTCCCTTCAGCCGGTGTTCTGATCGTTCCGGCGTTCGTGTCGGCCACCGCCCACATCGCAATCACCTTTGCGGCGGAAGGCCGCGTCGGTGTGCCCGGCCCCGTTCTCGAACTCGTCAATCAGGAGTTGCGCGTGATGGCCCTCAAGAGAGTGCTCGGCGGCGCTGCCGCGCTCGTGCTGGTCGTGGCTGGTGCGTGCCTGAGCTTCGGGATGAGCGGGCCGCCCGAACCACCCGCCGCGCCTACCCCGGCCCCGCACGTGGCGGCCGAAAAGCCGCCTGCTCCGAAGGTGCCGGCTCCGGTGATCGGCAAGGCGTTCGCTATCGCCCCGATCACCACCGACCTCCAGCGTCAGCTCATTCGCGGCGCCGGGGCCGACTCAGCGGTGCTTCTGATTGTGGACGCGCAAACGCTGCTAAAGGACGATAAGACACTCGATGTCGGCGCCCTTCAGCTCGCCGAGATGCGGAAGGGCCTACGAGCATTCCGGCGAGCGAAAGGCCAATCTGTCGCCCACAGCGCGGTTCACTATCCGTTCGGTCGCGAAATATCAGGTGACAGCGCGGACGCGCTCGATTTCGTGCTCGCCGGTGCGGCGCGCGCTGAAGAGTTCGCTCCGGTTACGCCGCTCGGATACCACACCGTACACAACCAGGCGTTCGATTTCGTCAAGTACATCAGCCCACTGAAGGAGAAGGCGGCGGGCGACACGGCCGAGGTTGGCGTGGGTGACGAGCGGGTGGTTGCGTACCCGGTGCGAACGCCGCTCAGTCAGGTGTTGACCGGCTCGGTCAGCGGAGTGCTCATCGTAAAAACGCCGGTCATGTGCCAGGGGGACGTGTGGCAGGCGGACGGCTTGGGGGCATCGGTCCGGGGCACACTCGAAAAGCTGAAGCTGGCCAAGGGCAGTCGGGTCTACTTCTCGCTGAACGTGCAAGGGCGGAACCCCAAGGCGACCGACCAACTGCGGCTCGACTGTGCGGAGTGGGCGAAAGACGCCGGATTAGAGTTGTGGCAGACCAGCTATTAA
- a CDS encoding AAA family ATPase — translation MAVEIEFPVSLALRKLGPGAVLAEPLFFPELARLGANRALAGTAARRNLTELIPKLDPETLLRRRRSRAARELTFTLELSPPRTNEAWRDPLLLTFHAAVWDQSASDSPSDPDGAPFGPSAPQFKGYTLARVLELGIEVIADPADNLVRLLQKDTLAALRRLNLSVNLKSVAGVQTTLGFAVESHALAVRIPTLKDRAIRAETDQQDGKLTLLQQIATLLGRDDEKTYEADETVSELTRALTGNPTQSVLLIGPSGVGKTAAVRELARRWRASARAPVFQTSGARVVAGQTGFGMWQERCQDLIKDATKRKAVIHFGPLVELLEVGKSEHNSSGLATFLRPAIGRGELLCVAECTPEQLPLIEKLDPQLLDAFRHITVEEPGTAKGRAILASFARDNARRVTEPAALAATDRLHRRYATYSAYPGRPLRFLENLIRDGAKGEPITETEVYDAFTRETGLPRAVLDPSVPLDLAATHDWFARRVIGQPDAVSLVTDLLATVKAGLTRPNRPIASLLFIGPTGVGKTEMAKAVAEFLFGSKDRLTRFDMSEYADPVSVRRLVGGAFGSEGLLTARVREQPFAVLLLDEVEKADHSFFDLLLQALGEARLTDAGGRLADFRNTVVILTSNLGADSFRRGSSGFLTGAVGKTESQEHFARAVEQFLRPEMFNRLDRIVPFAPLGPEVIRGITDREWHKVQGRDGVRFRDLSLATDPALLDHLAAVGYDPRYGARPLKRAMERELLAPLARQMNRHAGNVPLAVEVGVADGVPIVAVRALQGARAKSAREPSGPSGKLAAGAQVMRRWHQVLAASSAVRELNNEVYQLAQQEVRILKRQAAKKKISGAEAEALAKLGRLRELADEVARQRDAAFALEDATVIAFHETAEPPAREIQERLDEANRAWDKLLLRLYALSAPEGDRVTLALFSEHRGNLAEMAAAYRAIAHEHGMTVRVFRYALPAPNDPPATPPERAPLGRAADPNLPKTVWVNDNYFFRDPEKLLFKRVAVAPAEHAPDTTAGTIGLVLEIGGVGAQLRFWGETGRHEIKRPDDKTGDGPDVMVRASSGPAREYLPPETVVRRGWFSDEPVRRQYDFGTGEMHDAVVERVWSNVYGGFDRWLAPALAANVRSTLLKMISE, via the coding sequence ATGGCGGTTGAGATCGAGTTCCCCGTTTCCCTCGCCCTGCGCAAGCTCGGCCCCGGGGCGGTGCTGGCGGAACCGCTGTTCTTCCCCGAACTCGCTCGCCTCGGGGCGAACCGCGCCCTTGCGGGTACGGCCGCGCGGCGAAACCTCACTGAGCTGATTCCCAAACTCGATCCCGAAACGCTGCTCCGGCGGCGCCGCTCCCGGGCGGCACGAGAACTCACGTTCACGCTGGAACTGTCCCCGCCGCGCACGAACGAAGCTTGGCGCGACCCGCTGCTGCTCACGTTCCACGCCGCGGTGTGGGATCAGAGCGCCTCGGACAGCCCCTCCGACCCAGACGGAGCGCCGTTCGGCCCCAGCGCGCCCCAATTCAAGGGCTACACCCTGGCGCGTGTTCTGGAACTCGGGATCGAGGTGATCGCGGACCCGGCCGACAACCTCGTGCGGTTGCTCCAGAAGGACACGCTGGCGGCGCTGCGGCGGTTGAACCTGTCGGTGAACCTGAAGTCGGTCGCCGGCGTTCAGACCACGCTCGGGTTCGCCGTGGAGTCCCACGCGCTCGCCGTCCGCATCCCGACCCTCAAGGACCGCGCGATCCGCGCCGAAACCGATCAGCAGGACGGAAAGCTCACGCTGCTGCAACAGATCGCCACACTTCTCGGGCGCGACGACGAAAAGACCTACGAGGCCGATGAGACGGTCTCGGAACTCACCCGCGCGCTGACGGGCAACCCGACGCAAAGCGTCCTGCTGATCGGCCCGAGCGGGGTCGGCAAAACGGCCGCGGTGCGCGAACTCGCCCGCCGCTGGCGCGCGTCGGCGCGTGCCCCGGTCTTCCAGACCAGCGGCGCGCGGGTCGTCGCCGGCCAGACCGGGTTCGGCATGTGGCAGGAGCGGTGCCAGGACCTCATCAAGGACGCGACGAAGCGCAAGGCCGTGATCCACTTCGGCCCCCTGGTGGAACTGCTCGAGGTGGGCAAGAGCGAGCACAACTCGTCCGGCCTCGCCACGTTCCTGCGCCCGGCGATCGGCCGCGGCGAGCTGCTGTGCGTCGCGGAATGCACCCCCGAGCAACTGCCGCTCATCGAGAAGCTGGACCCGCAGTTGCTCGACGCGTTCCGGCACATCACGGTCGAGGAGCCCGGCACCGCCAAGGGGCGCGCGATCCTCGCGAGCTTCGCACGCGACAACGCCCGCCGCGTGACCGAGCCGGCCGCGCTCGCCGCAACGGACCGCCTCCACCGCCGGTACGCGACGTACTCCGCGTACCCGGGCCGGCCGCTCCGGTTCCTCGAAAACCTGATCCGCGACGGCGCCAAGGGCGAGCCGATCACCGAAACCGAGGTGTACGATGCGTTCACGCGCGAAACCGGGCTGCCGCGCGCCGTCCTGGACCCGTCGGTGCCCCTCGACCTGGCGGCCACGCACGACTGGTTCGCCCGGCGCGTGATCGGCCAGCCCGACGCCGTGAGCTTGGTGACGGACCTGCTCGCCACCGTGAAGGCGGGGCTGACGCGCCCCAACCGGCCCATCGCGTCGCTGCTGTTCATCGGCCCGACGGGCGTCGGCAAGACCGAGATGGCGAAGGCGGTGGCGGAGTTCCTGTTCGGCTCGAAGGACCGGCTCACGCGGTTCGATATGAGCGAGTACGCCGACCCGGTGTCGGTGCGCCGGCTCGTCGGCGGGGCGTTCGGGAGCGAGGGGCTGCTCACCGCGAGGGTGCGCGAGCAGCCGTTCGCGGTGCTGCTCCTTGATGAGGTGGAAAAGGCGGACCACTCGTTCTTCGATCTGCTGCTCCAGGCGCTCGGCGAGGCGCGCCTCACGGACGCCGGCGGCCGGCTCGCGGACTTCCGCAACACCGTCGTCATCCTCACGTCGAACCTGGGCGCGGACTCGTTCCGCCGCGGCTCGTCCGGGTTCCTGACCGGCGCGGTCGGGAAAACCGAATCGCAGGAGCACTTCGCGCGGGCGGTGGAGCAGTTCCTGCGGCCCGAGATGTTCAACCGGCTCGACCGGATCGTGCCCTTCGCGCCGCTCGGGCCGGAGGTGATCCGCGGCATCACGGACCGCGAGTGGCACAAGGTGCAGGGCCGCGACGGGGTGCGGTTCCGTGACCTGTCGCTCGCGACGGACCCGGCGCTGCTGGACCACCTGGCGGCGGTCGGTTACGACCCGCGGTACGGCGCGCGCCCGCTGAAGCGGGCGATGGAGCGCGAGCTGCTCGCGCCGCTCGCCCGGCAGATGAACCGGCACGCCGGCAACGTGCCGCTGGCCGTTGAGGTGGGCGTGGCGGACGGCGTGCCGATCGTCGCCGTGCGCGCCCTTCAGGGGGCGCGGGCGAAATCGGCGCGTGAGCCGTCCGGGCCGAGCGGGAAGCTCGCGGCCGGCGCGCAGGTGATGCGCCGGTGGCACCAGGTGCTGGCCGCGTCGTCCGCGGTGCGCGAGCTGAACAACGAGGTGTACCAGCTCGCGCAGCAAGAGGTCCGCATCCTCAAGAGGCAGGCCGCAAAGAAGAAGATCAGCGGCGCGGAGGCCGAGGCGCTGGCGAAGCTCGGCCGGCTCCGGGAACTGGCCGACGAGGTCGCGCGCCAGCGGGACGCCGCGTTCGCGCTCGAGGACGCCACCGTGATCGCGTTCCACGAAACGGCGGAACCGCCCGCCCGGGAGATTCAGGAGCGGCTCGACGAAGCGAACCGCGCCTGGGACAAGTTGCTCCTTCGGTTGTACGCCTTGAGCGCACCGGAGGGGGATCGCGTCACACTCGCGCTGTTCTCCGAGCACCGCGGGAACCTCGCGGAGATGGCCGCCGCCTACCGCGCGATCGCGCACGAGCACGGGATGACGGTGCGTGTGTTCCGCTACGCGTTGCCGGCCCCGAACGACCCGCCCGCGACGCCGCCCGAGCGCGCCCCGCTCGGCCGTGCAGCGGACCCGAACCTGCCGAAAACGGTGTGGGTGAACGACAACTACTTTTTCAGGGACCCGGAGAAGCTGTTGTTCAAGCGGGTCGCGGTGGCGCCGGCAGAACACGCCCCCGACACAACCGCCGGCACCATCGGCCTCGTTCTGGAAATCGGCGGCGTGGGCGCGCAACTACGGTTCTGGGGCGAAACCGGGCGGCACGAGATCAAACGGCCCGACGACAAAACCGGCGACGGCCCGGACGTGATGGTGCGGGCGAGCAGCGGCCCAGCGCGCGAGTACCTGCCGCCGGAGACGGTCGTTCGCCGCGGCTGGTTCAGCGACGAGCCGGTGCGCCGGCAGTACGACTTCGGCACCGGCGAGATGCACGACGCGGTGGTCGAGCGCGTGTGGTCGAACGTGTACGGCGGCTTCGACCGGTGGCTGGCGCCGGCGCTGGCGGCGAACGTGCGGTCCACGCTGCTCAAGATGATCTCGGAGTAG
- a CDS encoding AAA family ATPase — MNFRVPIYVFQHKNGYTARPLFFGGPERTDGNLNRLLTKLTRELVEHLEALGRKERHDELAAWAFCPAVTAHRTTVDVELRRRVARTKYLVLAFDHLGRRLAFTPAVPELWFEVPRGEPLEDRAQAVYTEHWRGVERDADVDEEVRPELGSLSGKAWVQVLDLSASVPAVVPKKPPANFLSLGGGETGDGATELRRVGRCLDWLYPDELDRAVLRDREVNELHRLLELGDRRPVLLCGPRLVGKSAIVHECVYRRVAERKANQRQWFNTWLVSPQRLISGMSYVGQWEGRLLAILKHAKKRDHVLYFDDLLGLFLAGVTSQSSLSAAVVLKPYLERRDVRVLAEITPESLRVLQERDRGLSDLFHIIPVRQPTDADTLRVLVDQQRRLEGKHACVFGLDVLPAVIDQQRRYDRTAAFPGKAAAVLTRLAVRATTNPDERAAEVGSSATRPADGYEFPPRPEITRDDVLNDFAARSGLSLAFLDPKQRLDRDAVRDKLQEQVIGQPDAVDALADVVSVAKARLNDPDRPLAAFLFLGPTGVGKTECAKAIARTLFGDSDRLLRFDLNEYNQPGAAARLVGTFQQPEGLLTSAIRRQPFAVVLLDEIEKADPEVFDLLLQLLGEGRLTDSLGRTADFTSALVLMTSNLGVRDAEGNLGFVTEADRSFAYTRAAEKFFRPEFFNRLDRVIPFRKLSREEMARIARRLVGEVLAREGFSQRKCVLNVAPDALDRVIQAGYDPALGARAMKRAVEHELTQPAASRLAALAVNDLTIVTVRAAAGTLAVDVQAPEWAAKLPLDERAARPLRDRLSAAWDALDKVDAVLDAIRPGTVLTAGRVTRDHERYFALKELADAIAGTLDAYEARLEARRNSYLEASQPESTGRRARYRAIKINRYSLSSGRGEGWHERDQPLRSVMSSEDMQGALRELFEGSEPLPDDQDVFDLENRLALLNLMVSAPVDERPVYLLIRGFPEGEACPGAAALHGWYLRVWAHGLGLELENVPIASEQRGTLALRLKGLHARALAQAEAGTHLFLPKHGGPVPVRVDVLDGWLGAVPDPFAFGPILRVYADGQPVADLRTGLVSPLPSRAEFADVFRTFTLAALPRATK; from the coding sequence ATGAACTTCCGCGTCCCGATTTACGTCTTCCAGCACAAGAACGGGTACACCGCGCGCCCGCTGTTCTTCGGCGGCCCCGAGCGCACCGACGGGAACCTCAACCGGCTGCTCACGAAGCTCACCCGGGAGCTGGTCGAGCACCTCGAAGCGCTCGGCCGCAAGGAGCGGCACGACGAACTCGCGGCCTGGGCGTTCTGCCCGGCCGTCACCGCGCACCGCACCACCGTCGATGTCGAGCTGCGGCGCCGGGTCGCGCGCACCAAGTACCTCGTGCTGGCGTTCGACCACCTCGGCCGCCGGCTCGCGTTCACGCCCGCGGTGCCCGAGTTGTGGTTCGAGGTGCCCCGCGGCGAGCCCCTGGAGGACCGCGCACAGGCGGTTTACACGGAGCACTGGCGCGGGGTCGAACGCGACGCCGACGTTGACGAGGAGGTGCGCCCCGAACTCGGCTCCCTGTCGGGCAAGGCGTGGGTCCAGGTGCTGGACCTGAGCGCCAGCGTGCCCGCGGTGGTGCCGAAGAAGCCGCCCGCCAACTTCCTGTCGCTCGGCGGCGGGGAAACGGGGGACGGCGCCACCGAGCTGCGTCGCGTCGGCCGGTGCCTCGACTGGCTGTACCCCGACGAACTCGACCGCGCCGTGCTGCGCGACCGCGAGGTGAACGAACTCCACCGGCTCCTGGAGCTGGGCGACCGGCGCCCCGTGCTGCTGTGCGGCCCCCGCCTCGTCGGCAAATCCGCCATCGTCCACGAGTGCGTGTACCGCCGCGTCGCGGAGCGCAAGGCGAACCAGCGGCAGTGGTTCAACACGTGGCTGGTGTCGCCACAGCGGCTCATCTCGGGCATGTCCTACGTGGGCCAGTGGGAGGGCCGGCTGCTCGCGATCCTGAAGCACGCCAAGAAGCGCGACCACGTGCTCTACTTCGACGACCTGCTCGGCCTGTTCCTCGCCGGCGTCACGAGCCAGTCGTCGCTCAGTGCCGCGGTGGTCCTGAAACCGTACCTCGAACGGCGCGACGTGCGGGTGCTCGCCGAGATCACCCCCGAGAGCCTGCGCGTGCTCCAGGAGCGGGACCGCGGGCTCAGCGACCTGTTCCACATCATCCCGGTGCGCCAGCCGACCGACGCCGACACGCTCCGCGTCCTGGTGGACCAGCAGCGGCGACTCGAAGGCAAGCACGCCTGCGTGTTCGGGCTCGACGTGCTGCCCGCGGTCATCGACCAGCAACGCCGCTACGACCGCACCGCCGCGTTCCCGGGGAAGGCCGCCGCGGTGCTGACGCGCCTGGCGGTGCGCGCCACCACGAACCCCGACGAACGCGCCGCGGAGGTCGGGTCCAGCGCGACGCGCCCGGCCGACGGGTACGAGTTCCCGCCGCGCCCCGAGATCACCCGCGACGACGTGCTGAACGACTTCGCCGCCCGGAGCGGGCTGTCGCTCGCGTTCCTCGACCCGAAGCAGCGGCTGGACCGCGACGCAGTCCGGGACAAGCTTCAAGAGCAGGTGATCGGCCAGCCCGACGCGGTGGACGCCCTCGCCGACGTGGTGAGCGTCGCCAAGGCGCGGCTGAACGACCCGGACCGGCCGCTCGCGGCGTTCCTGTTCCTCGGCCCCACGGGCGTCGGCAAGACGGAGTGCGCCAAGGCCATCGCGCGCACGCTGTTCGGCGATTCTGATCGGCTGCTGCGCTTCGACCTGAACGAGTACAACCAGCCCGGCGCCGCGGCGCGGCTCGTGGGCACGTTCCAGCAACCCGAAGGGCTGCTCACGAGCGCGATCCGGCGCCAGCCGTTCGCGGTGGTGCTGCTGGACGAGATCGAAAAGGCCGATCCCGAGGTGTTCGACCTGCTCCTGCAACTGCTGGGCGAGGGGCGGCTGACGGACTCGCTCGGCCGCACCGCGGACTTCACCTCCGCGCTCGTCCTCATGACCTCGAACCTCGGCGTACGCGACGCCGAAGGGAACCTCGGGTTCGTGACCGAAGCGGACCGGTCGTTCGCGTACACGCGGGCGGCGGAGAAGTTCTTCCGGCCCGAGTTCTTCAACCGCCTGGACCGGGTGATCCCGTTCCGCAAGCTGTCGCGCGAGGAGATGGCGCGGATCGCCCGGCGGCTGGTGGGTGAGGTGCTCGCCCGCGAGGGCTTTAGCCAGCGGAAGTGTGTGCTGAACGTCGCCCCCGACGCGCTGGACCGCGTCATCCAGGCGGGCTACGACCCTGCACTCGGCGCCCGCGCCATGAAACGCGCGGTGGAGCACGAACTGACTCAGCCCGCGGCCTCTCGGCTCGCGGCACTCGCGGTGAACGACCTCACGATCGTAACGGTGCGCGCCGCGGCCGGCACACTGGCCGTTGATGTGCAGGCACCGGAATGGGCGGCCAAGCTCCCGCTCGACGAGCGCGCCGCCCGGCCGCTCCGGGACCGCCTATCGGCCGCATGGGACGCGCTCGACAAGGTGGACGCGGTGCTCGACGCCATTCGCCCGGGGACCGTACTGACCGCCGGGCGGGTGACGCGCGACCACGAGCGCTACTTCGCGCTCAAGGAACTGGCCGACGCCATCGCCGGCACACTCGACGCCTACGAGGCCCGGCTCGAAGCCCGGCGCAACTCGTACCTCGAAGCCTCCCAGCCCGAATCGACCGGGCGCCGCGCCCGTTACCGCGCGATCAAGATCAACCGTTACTCTCTCAGCTCGGGCCGCGGTGAGGGTTGGCACGAGCGGGACCAACCGCTCCGTTCGGTGATGTCGTCGGAAGACATGCAAGGGGCGCTCCGCGAGCTATTCGAGGGGTCCGAACCGCTGCCCGACGACCAGGACGTGTTCGACCTGGAGAACCGGCTCGCGCTGCTGAACCTGATGGTGTCGGCGCCGGTCGATGAGAGGCCGGTGTACCTGCTGATCCGCGGGTTCCCCGAGGGCGAAGCGTGCCCCGGCGCGGCCGCGCTGCACGGCTGGTACCTGCGCGTCTGGGCGCACGGGTTGGGGCTGGAACTGGAAAACGTTCCGATCGCGTCCGAACAGCGTGGAACGCTCGCCCTGCGATTGAAGGGGCTCCACGCCCGCGCACTGGCACAGGCCGAGGCCGGAACGCACCTGTTCCTGCCGAAGCACGGCGGCCCGGTGCCGGTGCGCGTGGACGTGCTCGACGGGTGGCTCGGCGCGGTGCCGGACCCGTTCGCGTTCGGCCCGATCCTGCGCGTGTACGCCGACGGCCAACCGGTCGCGGACCTGCGCACCGGGCTCGTCTCGCCGCTGCCGTCGCGGGCCGAGTTCGCCGACGTGTTCCGCACCTTCACGCTCGCCGCACTGCCGCGGGCAACCAAGTAA
- a CDS encoding AAA family ATPase has protein sequence MPTARYHALLCRDAAGGHSAIALDLGTTGFGKTANDARDDLKEYLRWLHRKDEHAEAPDFGEPELRWFTVNVRPEYKGKNRLYPTDAEVPVRVPCVVGTRKSGQFAADLPLLGLRFDYPNGTELEKLVERYVSQKLEGLTPEEVGAYLPPVEAELLELVVPVPKEPPGGPLTVPPPPTLAKVAEPVGDRAVRKGYARAWGREADLAALVRKLHHEKANVLLLGEAGVGKTTLMVDAVREAEKKALADTNRSRDADEPRPQKRKFWLTSAGRIVAGMRYLGQWEERVESLIAELGEINGVLCAERLLELVRTGGLGPTDSIAAFLVPYLARGELRMIAEVTPAELDACHRLMPGLPDLFQIVRVEPFDRATALSVIDRQLDASASGPGVEVERGTGERIVRLFRRFMPYAAFPGPASGFARQLVDEHVRDGKKPVTPTAVVDRFRRQTGLPELFLRDEITLQRDDVRSWFRARVIDQPEACEAATNVVMTVKAGLNDPNRPPAVMLFCGPTGVGKTHMAQALADYFFGHGGSNSERGIRNAELQQENQRSSGTASPHSESRIPHSARDRRLIRLDMSEYGGFDAVYRLLGPPRGEPGELVKRVRQQPFSVLLLDEIEKAAADVFDTLMGVFDEGRLTDQYGRVTNFRSTIIIMTSNLGAGQSRAVGFGADSGVRYQDAAMKFFRPEFFNRMDAVVTFRSLLPASVRAITRRELESIAAREGLVRSGAAVRWSERLVERLAEVGFDPRYGARPLQRAIEREVVAPLARWLLANPITDGKVIAADWCDGVCVFS, from the coding sequence ATGCCCACCGCACGCTACCACGCCCTGCTCTGTCGCGACGCCGCCGGCGGGCACTCCGCGATCGCGCTGGACCTCGGCACCACCGGGTTCGGCAAGACCGCCAACGACGCCCGCGACGACCTCAAGGAGTACCTGCGCTGGCTGCACCGCAAGGACGAGCACGCCGAGGCGCCGGACTTCGGCGAGCCCGAGCTGCGCTGGTTCACCGTCAACGTGCGGCCCGAGTACAAGGGGAAGAACCGGCTGTACCCCACGGACGCCGAGGTGCCGGTGCGGGTGCCGTGCGTCGTCGGCACCCGCAAGAGCGGTCAGTTCGCCGCGGACCTGCCGCTGCTCGGGCTCCGGTTCGACTACCCCAACGGGACCGAACTCGAAAAGCTCGTCGAGCGGTACGTCTCGCAGAAGCTCGAAGGGCTGACGCCGGAAGAGGTGGGCGCGTACCTGCCGCCGGTCGAGGCCGAGCTGCTCGAGCTCGTCGTTCCCGTTCCGAAGGAACCGCCAGGCGGCCCGCTCACGGTACCCCCGCCGCCCACGCTGGCGAAGGTGGCCGAACCGGTCGGCGACCGCGCGGTGCGCAAGGGCTACGCCCGCGCCTGGGGCCGCGAAGCCGACCTCGCCGCGCTCGTCCGCAAGCTGCACCACGAAAAGGCCAACGTGCTGCTCCTGGGCGAGGCGGGCGTCGGCAAAACCACGCTCATGGTCGACGCCGTCCGGGAGGCCGAGAAGAAAGCCCTCGCCGACACCAACCGCTCTCGCGACGCCGACGAACCGCGGCCGCAGAAGCGGAAGTTCTGGCTCACGTCCGCCGGCCGCATCGTCGCCGGGATGCGGTACCTCGGGCAGTGGGAGGAGCGCGTCGAGTCGCTGATTGCGGAACTGGGCGAAATCAACGGCGTCCTGTGCGCGGAGCGGCTGCTGGAACTCGTGCGCACCGGCGGGCTCGGCCCCACCGACAGCATCGCGGCGTTCCTGGTCCCGTACCTCGCCCGCGGCGAACTGCGCATGATCGCCGAGGTAACGCCCGCGGAGTTGGACGCGTGCCACCGGCTCATGCCCGGGCTACCGGACCTGTTCCAGATCGTCCGCGTCGAACCGTTCGACCGTGCCACCGCGCTGTCGGTCATCGACCGGCAGCTCGACGCGTCCGCGAGCGGTCCCGGGGTAGAGGTCGAGCGCGGGACCGGCGAGCGCATCGTCCGCCTGTTCCGGCGGTTCATGCCCTACGCGGCGTTCCCCGGCCCCGCGTCCGGGTTCGCGCGACAGTTGGTAGACGAACACGTCCGCGACGGCAAGAAGCCGGTCACCCCGACCGCGGTGGTGGACCGGTTCCGCCGGCAGACCGGGCTACCGGAGCTGTTCCTGCGCGACGAGATCACGCTCCAGCGCGACGACGTGCGGAGCTGGTTCCGGGCGCGCGTCATCGACCAGCCGGAGGCGTGCGAGGCCGCCACCAACGTCGTGATGACCGTGAAGGCGGGGCTGAACGACCCGAACCGCCCGCCCGCGGTGATGCTGTTCTGCGGTCCGACGGGGGTCGGCAAAACGCACATGGCCCAGGCGCTCGCCGACTACTTCTTCGGACACGGGGGAAGTAATTCGGAACGCGGAATTCGGAATGCGGAATTGCAGCAGGAAAACCAACGAAGCAGCGGTACCGCCTCTCCGCATTCCGAATCCCGAATTCCGCATTCCGCACGGGACCGGCGGTTGATCCGGCTGGACATGAGCGAGTACGGCGGGTTCGACGCGGTGTACCGGCTGCTCGGGCCGCCCCGCGGCGAGCCCGGCGAGTTGGTGAAGCGGGTGCGCCAGCAGCCGTTCAGCGTGCTGCTGTTGGACGAGATCGAGAAGGCGGCTGCGGACGTGTTCGACACGCTCATGGGCGTGTTCGATGAAGGCCGGCTCACGGACCAGTACGGCCGCGTCACCAACTTCCGCAGCACGATCATCATCATGACCTCGAACCTCGGGGCCGGGCAGTCGCGCGCGGTGGGGTTCGGTGCGGATTCGGGGGTGCGGTACCAGGACGCCGCGATGAAGTTCTTCCGCCCGGAGTTCTTCAACCGGATGGACGCCGTAGTCACGTTCCGGTCACTGCTCCCGGCGTCCGTGCGGGCCATCACCCGGCGCGAGTTGGAGTCCATCGCCGCCCGCGAGGGGCTGGTGCGCAGCGGGGCCGCGGTGCGGTGGTCGGAGCGACTGGTGGAGCGTCTCGCCGAGGTGGGATTTGACCCGCGGTACGGGGCACGACCGCTCCAGCGCGCGATCGAGCGCGAGGTGGTTGCCCCTCTCGCCCGATGGCTGCTCGCGAACCCGATCACAGACGGGAAGGTAATCGCAGCCGACTGGTGCGACGGCGTGTGTGTGTTTTCGTAG